A window from Silurus meridionalis isolate SWU-2019-XX unplaced genomic scaffold, ASM1480568v1 Scaffold81, whole genome shotgun sequence encodes these proteins:
- the tspearb gene encoding thrombospondin-type laminin G domain and EAR repeat-containing protein isoform X1 — MLLKLFISFCCFISSWSSPWRPCTGTLPHLEQHLLPLDLLHRVLPVGSHQTLVRMVQSQGSRGLKLSGPPQALSFPSSQIFTNCNFFPAEFSIVVTLKIPKLNPTKDEYIFTLLNGDSDELLVGLRLAHDKVHFLRRIDGKAERVTFRQVNVADGRWHTMVLALSGHYAALTLDCDVPVEMQLEKPFPEQMYTGGSTFFIGSRRRWSSLFSGLIRQLVLMPGSDASSRLCPSSEPTLSVLSVPQVLLHLPVRPPTDQLPLYPYEAELRVTQRVPPVCISALIGQLWFSIEKRSLFLCNGTSWVTMLHEKEKLDYVEDHQDLFTNSETFDIEVFHLPSLGLFIATANRDSRYGSIIYRWTDGRFERFQNINTFDAQAWKFFTVGKKRFLVVANSGGCDDKFELSVIYKWRVKKQRFVKYQEIQTHCARDWEAFRIHDDNFLAVANHRKGEMNHNIDSVIYRWNQHIKKFEMNQTIPTSGAYDWEFFTIGPYHFLVVANTFNGKSTVISSTIYIWMGEKFQPFQSIMTYGAIDWEMFQIDNRFFLAVANSQKLSDSSTVFYNINSTIYELNTTSQRFIKFQDIATSSALDWEFFTVGDDKFLVVANSFDGASYSVNSVIYRWQGYEGFVPVHKLNTHGCRDWEFFTSSDGSYLISSSARAAYSKVLKLKTYFQR, encoded by the exons ATGCTGCTGAAGTTGTTCATCTCTTTCTGCTGTTTCATCAGTAGCTGGTCATCACCATGGAGACCATGCACAGGTACACTTCCACACCTAGAACAGC ATCTGTTACCACTGGACCTGCTGCATCGTGTCCTTCCTGTGGGCAGTCACCAGACTCTGGTCCGCATGGTTCAGTCCCAGGGATCAAGAGGACTGAAACTTTCTGGACCTCCACAGGCTCTGAGTTTCCCATCATCACAGATCTTTACCAACTGCAACTTTTTTCCTGCTGAGTTTTCCATTGTGGTCACACTGAAGATCCCAAAATTAAATCCGACT AAGGATGAATACATATTCACACTTTTAAATGGAGATTCAGATGAGCTCCTTGTTGGTCTTCGTCTTGCTCATGATAAAGTGCACTTTCTGCGGAGGATAGATGGCAAGGCAGAGAGAGTGACATTCAGACAAGTGAACGTTGCAGATGGACGATGGCATACCATGGTCCTCGCACTCAGTGGCCACTACGCCGCACTCACTCTGGACTGTGACGTCCCAGTTGAGAT GCAGTTGGAGAAGCCATTTCCTGAACAGATGTACACAGGTGGCTCCACGTTCTTCATTGGCAGCCGGAGGAGATGGAGCAGTCTGTTTTCA GGTTTGATTAGACAGCTTGTCCTCATGCCTGGATCAGATGCATCCTCACGTCTGTGTCCCTCATCTGAACCCACGTTGTCTGTTCTGTCAGTTCCTCAAGTTCTATTACACCTTCCAGTCAGACCTCCAACCGATCAGCTTCCACTTTACCCTTATG AGGCAGAGTTGCGTGTTACTCAGCGAGTTCCTCCAGTGTGTATCAGTGCTCTCATCGGCCAGCTGTGGTTCAGCATTGAGAAGAGATCACTGTTCTTGTGTAACGGCACTTCATGGGTCACCATGCTGCAcg agaaagaaaagttgGATTATGTTGAAGATCATCAGGATCTCTTCACAAACTCAGAGACATTTGATATTGAGGTGTTTCATCTCCCGTCCCTCGGCTTGTTCATCGCTACAGCGAACCGTGACTCCAGATATGGTTCCATAATTTATAGGTGGACCGACGGCAGATTTGAGCGATTTCAGAACATCAACACATTTGATGCACAAGCGTGGAAATTCTTCACTGTGGGAAAAAAG AGGTTCTTGGTCGTCGCAAACTCTGGAGGATGTGATGATAAGTTTGAGCTCTCAGTGATTTATAAATGGAGAGTGAAGAAGCAACGCTTCGTTAAATATCAGGAGATTCAAACACACTGTGCTCGTGACTGGGAGGCCTTTCGTATCCATGACGATAATTTCCTCGCTGTGGCCAATCACAGAAAAG GTGAGATGAACCACAACATCGACAGTGTGATCTACAGGTGGAACCAACACATCAAGAAGTTTGAGATGAATCAGACCATCCCAACATCTGGAGCCTATGACTGGGAGTTCTTTACCATTGGACCATACCACTTCCTGGTGGTAGCCAACACCTTCAATGGAAAATCCACTGTCATTAGCTCCACTATCTACATCTGGATGGGGGAAAAGTTCCAGCCGTTCCAGTCAATCATG ACATATGGAGCAATTGATTGGGAGATGTTTCAGATCGATAACAGATTCTTTCTGGCTGTAGCAAACTCTCAGAAGCTCAGTGACTCCAGCACAGTTTTCTACAACATCAACTCAACCATTTATGAACTTAACACCACCTCACAGAGATTCATTAAGTTCCAGGATATCGCAACAAGCAG TGCTTTAGATTGGGAGTTCTTCACTGTGGGTGATGACAAGTTCCTGGTGGTGGCCAACTCATTTGATGGAGCTTCATACTCAGTAAACAGTGTTATATATCG GTGGCAGGGCTATGAAGGATTTGTGCCTGTACACAAACTGAACACACACGGATGCAGAGACTGGGAATTCTTCACTTCCTCTGATGGATCTTACCTCATTTCCTCCAGCGCCAGAGCTGCGTACTCTAAAGTGCTCAAGCTGAAAACCTACTTCCAGCGTTGA
- the tspearb gene encoding thrombospondin-type laminin G domain and EAR repeat-containing protein isoform X3, with the protein MLLKLFISFCCFISSWSSPWRPCTDLLPLDLLHRVLPVGSHQTLVRMVQSQGSRGLKLSGPPQALSFPSSQIFTNCNFFPAEFSIVVTLKIPKLNPTKDEYIFTLLNGDSDELLVGLRLAHDKVHFLRRIDGKAERVTFRQVNVADGRWHTMVLALSGHYAALTLDCDVPVEMQLEKPFPEQMYTGGSTFFIGSRRRWSSLFSGLIRQLVLMPGSDASSRLCPSSEPTLSVLSVPQVLLHLPVRPPTDQLPLYPYEAELRVTQRVPPVCISALIGQLWFSIEKRSLFLCNGTSWVTMLHEKEKLDYVEDHQDLFTNSETFDIEVFHLPSLGLFIATANRDSRYGSIIYRWTDGRFERFQNINTFDAQAWKFFTVGKKRFLVVANSGGCDDKFELSVIYKWRVKKQRFVKYQEIQTHCARDWEAFRIHDDNFLAVANHRKGEMNHNIDSVIYRWNQHIKKFEMNQTIPTSGAYDWEFFTIGPYHFLVVANTFNGKSTVISSTIYIWMGEKFQPFQSIMTYGAIDWEMFQIDNRFFLAVANSQKLSDSSTVFYNINSTIYELNTTSQRFIKFQDIATSSALDWEFFTVGDDKFLVVANSFDGASYSVNSVIYRWQGYEGFVPVHKLNTHGCRDWEFFTSSDGSYLISSSARAAYSKVLKLKTYFQR; encoded by the exons ATGCTGCTGAAGTTGTTCATCTCTTTCTGCTGTTTCATCAGTAGCTGGTCATCACCATGGAGACCATGCACAG ATCTGTTACCACTGGACCTGCTGCATCGTGTCCTTCCTGTGGGCAGTCACCAGACTCTGGTCCGCATGGTTCAGTCCCAGGGATCAAGAGGACTGAAACTTTCTGGACCTCCACAGGCTCTGAGTTTCCCATCATCACAGATCTTTACCAACTGCAACTTTTTTCCTGCTGAGTTTTCCATTGTGGTCACACTGAAGATCCCAAAATTAAATCCGACT AAGGATGAATACATATTCACACTTTTAAATGGAGATTCAGATGAGCTCCTTGTTGGTCTTCGTCTTGCTCATGATAAAGTGCACTTTCTGCGGAGGATAGATGGCAAGGCAGAGAGAGTGACATTCAGACAAGTGAACGTTGCAGATGGACGATGGCATACCATGGTCCTCGCACTCAGTGGCCACTACGCCGCACTCACTCTGGACTGTGACGTCCCAGTTGAGAT GCAGTTGGAGAAGCCATTTCCTGAACAGATGTACACAGGTGGCTCCACGTTCTTCATTGGCAGCCGGAGGAGATGGAGCAGTCTGTTTTCA GGTTTGATTAGACAGCTTGTCCTCATGCCTGGATCAGATGCATCCTCACGTCTGTGTCCCTCATCTGAACCCACGTTGTCTGTTCTGTCAGTTCCTCAAGTTCTATTACACCTTCCAGTCAGACCTCCAACCGATCAGCTTCCACTTTACCCTTATG AGGCAGAGTTGCGTGTTACTCAGCGAGTTCCTCCAGTGTGTATCAGTGCTCTCATCGGCCAGCTGTGGTTCAGCATTGAGAAGAGATCACTGTTCTTGTGTAACGGCACTTCATGGGTCACCATGCTGCAcg agaaagaaaagttgGATTATGTTGAAGATCATCAGGATCTCTTCACAAACTCAGAGACATTTGATATTGAGGTGTTTCATCTCCCGTCCCTCGGCTTGTTCATCGCTACAGCGAACCGTGACTCCAGATATGGTTCCATAATTTATAGGTGGACCGACGGCAGATTTGAGCGATTTCAGAACATCAACACATTTGATGCACAAGCGTGGAAATTCTTCACTGTGGGAAAAAAG AGGTTCTTGGTCGTCGCAAACTCTGGAGGATGTGATGATAAGTTTGAGCTCTCAGTGATTTATAAATGGAGAGTGAAGAAGCAACGCTTCGTTAAATATCAGGAGATTCAAACACACTGTGCTCGTGACTGGGAGGCCTTTCGTATCCATGACGATAATTTCCTCGCTGTGGCCAATCACAGAAAAG GTGAGATGAACCACAACATCGACAGTGTGATCTACAGGTGGAACCAACACATCAAGAAGTTTGAGATGAATCAGACCATCCCAACATCTGGAGCCTATGACTGGGAGTTCTTTACCATTGGACCATACCACTTCCTGGTGGTAGCCAACACCTTCAATGGAAAATCCACTGTCATTAGCTCCACTATCTACATCTGGATGGGGGAAAAGTTCCAGCCGTTCCAGTCAATCATG ACATATGGAGCAATTGATTGGGAGATGTTTCAGATCGATAACAGATTCTTTCTGGCTGTAGCAAACTCTCAGAAGCTCAGTGACTCCAGCACAGTTTTCTACAACATCAACTCAACCATTTATGAACTTAACACCACCTCACAGAGATTCATTAAGTTCCAGGATATCGCAACAAGCAG TGCTTTAGATTGGGAGTTCTTCACTGTGGGTGATGACAAGTTCCTGGTGGTGGCCAACTCATTTGATGGAGCTTCATACTCAGTAAACAGTGTTATATATCG GTGGCAGGGCTATGAAGGATTTGTGCCTGTACACAAACTGAACACACACGGATGCAGAGACTGGGAATTCTTCACTTCCTCTGATGGATCTTACCTCATTTCCTCCAGCGCCAGAGCTGCGTACTCTAAAGTGCTCAAGCTGAAAACCTACTTCCAGCGTTGA
- the tspearb gene encoding thrombospondin-type laminin G domain and EAR repeat-containing protein isoform X2: METMHSSGEPSYQEQIKTKTNYQDTFTSFSDLLPLDLLHRVLPVGSHQTLVRMVQSQGSRGLKLSGPPQALSFPSSQIFTNCNFFPAEFSIVVTLKIPKLNPTKDEYIFTLLNGDSDELLVGLRLAHDKVHFLRRIDGKAERVTFRQVNVADGRWHTMVLALSGHYAALTLDCDVPVEMQLEKPFPEQMYTGGSTFFIGSRRRWSSLFSGLIRQLVLMPGSDASSRLCPSSEPTLSVLSVPQVLLHLPVRPPTDQLPLYPYEAELRVTQRVPPVCISALIGQLWFSIEKRSLFLCNGTSWVTMLHEKEKLDYVEDHQDLFTNSETFDIEVFHLPSLGLFIATANRDSRYGSIIYRWTDGRFERFQNINTFDAQAWKFFTVGKKRFLVVANSGGCDDKFELSVIYKWRVKKQRFVKYQEIQTHCARDWEAFRIHDDNFLAVANHRKGEMNHNIDSVIYRWNQHIKKFEMNQTIPTSGAYDWEFFTIGPYHFLVVANTFNGKSTVISSTIYIWMGEKFQPFQSIMTYGAIDWEMFQIDNRFFLAVANSQKLSDSSTVFYNINSTIYELNTTSQRFIKFQDIATSSALDWEFFTVGDDKFLVVANSFDGASYSVNSVIYRWQGYEGFVPVHKLNTHGCRDWEFFTSSDGSYLISSSARAAYSKVLKLKTYFQR, encoded by the exons ATGGAGACCATGCACAG CTCAGGTGAACCATCTTATCAAGAACAAATCAAGACAAAGACAAACTATCAAGACACCTTCACATCTTTCTCAG ATCTGTTACCACTGGACCTGCTGCATCGTGTCCTTCCTGTGGGCAGTCACCAGACTCTGGTCCGCATGGTTCAGTCCCAGGGATCAAGAGGACTGAAACTTTCTGGACCTCCACAGGCTCTGAGTTTCCCATCATCACAGATCTTTACCAACTGCAACTTTTTTCCTGCTGAGTTTTCCATTGTGGTCACACTGAAGATCCCAAAATTAAATCCGACT AAGGATGAATACATATTCACACTTTTAAATGGAGATTCAGATGAGCTCCTTGTTGGTCTTCGTCTTGCTCATGATAAAGTGCACTTTCTGCGGAGGATAGATGGCAAGGCAGAGAGAGTGACATTCAGACAAGTGAACGTTGCAGATGGACGATGGCATACCATGGTCCTCGCACTCAGTGGCCACTACGCCGCACTCACTCTGGACTGTGACGTCCCAGTTGAGAT GCAGTTGGAGAAGCCATTTCCTGAACAGATGTACACAGGTGGCTCCACGTTCTTCATTGGCAGCCGGAGGAGATGGAGCAGTCTGTTTTCA GGTTTGATTAGACAGCTTGTCCTCATGCCTGGATCAGATGCATCCTCACGTCTGTGTCCCTCATCTGAACCCACGTTGTCTGTTCTGTCAGTTCCTCAAGTTCTATTACACCTTCCAGTCAGACCTCCAACCGATCAGCTTCCACTTTACCCTTATG AGGCAGAGTTGCGTGTTACTCAGCGAGTTCCTCCAGTGTGTATCAGTGCTCTCATCGGCCAGCTGTGGTTCAGCATTGAGAAGAGATCACTGTTCTTGTGTAACGGCACTTCATGGGTCACCATGCTGCAcg agaaagaaaagttgGATTATGTTGAAGATCATCAGGATCTCTTCACAAACTCAGAGACATTTGATATTGAGGTGTTTCATCTCCCGTCCCTCGGCTTGTTCATCGCTACAGCGAACCGTGACTCCAGATATGGTTCCATAATTTATAGGTGGACCGACGGCAGATTTGAGCGATTTCAGAACATCAACACATTTGATGCACAAGCGTGGAAATTCTTCACTGTGGGAAAAAAG AGGTTCTTGGTCGTCGCAAACTCTGGAGGATGTGATGATAAGTTTGAGCTCTCAGTGATTTATAAATGGAGAGTGAAGAAGCAACGCTTCGTTAAATATCAGGAGATTCAAACACACTGTGCTCGTGACTGGGAGGCCTTTCGTATCCATGACGATAATTTCCTCGCTGTGGCCAATCACAGAAAAG GTGAGATGAACCACAACATCGACAGTGTGATCTACAGGTGGAACCAACACATCAAGAAGTTTGAGATGAATCAGACCATCCCAACATCTGGAGCCTATGACTGGGAGTTCTTTACCATTGGACCATACCACTTCCTGGTGGTAGCCAACACCTTCAATGGAAAATCCACTGTCATTAGCTCCACTATCTACATCTGGATGGGGGAAAAGTTCCAGCCGTTCCAGTCAATCATG ACATATGGAGCAATTGATTGGGAGATGTTTCAGATCGATAACAGATTCTTTCTGGCTGTAGCAAACTCTCAGAAGCTCAGTGACTCCAGCACAGTTTTCTACAACATCAACTCAACCATTTATGAACTTAACACCACCTCACAGAGATTCATTAAGTTCCAGGATATCGCAACAAGCAG TGCTTTAGATTGGGAGTTCTTCACTGTGGGTGATGACAAGTTCCTGGTGGTGGCCAACTCATTTGATGGAGCTTCATACTCAGTAAACAGTGTTATATATCG GTGGCAGGGCTATGAAGGATTTGTGCCTGTACACAAACTGAACACACACGGATGCAGAGACTGGGAATTCTTCACTTCCTCTGATGGATCTTACCTCATTTCCTCCAGCGCCAGAGCTGCGTACTCTAAAGTGCTCAAGCTGAAAACCTACTTCCAGCGTTGA
- the tspearb gene encoding thrombospondin-type laminin G domain and EAR repeat-containing protein isoform X4 produces MVQSQGSRGLKLSGPPQALSFPSSQIFTNCNFFPAEFSIVVTLKIPKLNPTKDEYIFTLLNGDSDELLVGLRLAHDKVHFLRRIDGKAERVTFRQVNVADGRWHTMVLALSGHYAALTLDCDVPVEMQLEKPFPEQMYTGGSTFFIGSRRRWSSLFSGLIRQLVLMPGSDASSRLCPSSEPTLSVLSVPQVLLHLPVRPPTDQLPLYPYEAELRVTQRVPPVCISALIGQLWFSIEKRSLFLCNGTSWVTMLHEKEKLDYVEDHQDLFTNSETFDIEVFHLPSLGLFIATANRDSRYGSIIYRWTDGRFERFQNINTFDAQAWKFFTVGKKRFLVVANSGGCDDKFELSVIYKWRVKKQRFVKYQEIQTHCARDWEAFRIHDDNFLAVANHRKGEMNHNIDSVIYRWNQHIKKFEMNQTIPTSGAYDWEFFTIGPYHFLVVANTFNGKSTVISSTIYIWMGEKFQPFQSIMTYGAIDWEMFQIDNRFFLAVANSQKLSDSSTVFYNINSTIYELNTTSQRFIKFQDIATSSALDWEFFTVGDDKFLVVANSFDGASYSVNSVIYRWQGYEGFVPVHKLNTHGCRDWEFFTSSDGSYLISSSARAAYSKVLKLKTYFQR; encoded by the exons ATGGTTCAGTCCCAGGGATCAAGAGGACTGAAACTTTCTGGACCTCCACAGGCTCTGAGTTTCCCATCATCACAGATCTTTACCAACTGCAACTTTTTTCCTGCTGAGTTTTCCATTGTGGTCACACTGAAGATCCCAAAATTAAATCCGACT AAGGATGAATACATATTCACACTTTTAAATGGAGATTCAGATGAGCTCCTTGTTGGTCTTCGTCTTGCTCATGATAAAGTGCACTTTCTGCGGAGGATAGATGGCAAGGCAGAGAGAGTGACATTCAGACAAGTGAACGTTGCAGATGGACGATGGCATACCATGGTCCTCGCACTCAGTGGCCACTACGCCGCACTCACTCTGGACTGTGACGTCCCAGTTGAGAT GCAGTTGGAGAAGCCATTTCCTGAACAGATGTACACAGGTGGCTCCACGTTCTTCATTGGCAGCCGGAGGAGATGGAGCAGTCTGTTTTCA GGTTTGATTAGACAGCTTGTCCTCATGCCTGGATCAGATGCATCCTCACGTCTGTGTCCCTCATCTGAACCCACGTTGTCTGTTCTGTCAGTTCCTCAAGTTCTATTACACCTTCCAGTCAGACCTCCAACCGATCAGCTTCCACTTTACCCTTATG AGGCAGAGTTGCGTGTTACTCAGCGAGTTCCTCCAGTGTGTATCAGTGCTCTCATCGGCCAGCTGTGGTTCAGCATTGAGAAGAGATCACTGTTCTTGTGTAACGGCACTTCATGGGTCACCATGCTGCAcg agaaagaaaagttgGATTATGTTGAAGATCATCAGGATCTCTTCACAAACTCAGAGACATTTGATATTGAGGTGTTTCATCTCCCGTCCCTCGGCTTGTTCATCGCTACAGCGAACCGTGACTCCAGATATGGTTCCATAATTTATAGGTGGACCGACGGCAGATTTGAGCGATTTCAGAACATCAACACATTTGATGCACAAGCGTGGAAATTCTTCACTGTGGGAAAAAAG AGGTTCTTGGTCGTCGCAAACTCTGGAGGATGTGATGATAAGTTTGAGCTCTCAGTGATTTATAAATGGAGAGTGAAGAAGCAACGCTTCGTTAAATATCAGGAGATTCAAACACACTGTGCTCGTGACTGGGAGGCCTTTCGTATCCATGACGATAATTTCCTCGCTGTGGCCAATCACAGAAAAG GTGAGATGAACCACAACATCGACAGTGTGATCTACAGGTGGAACCAACACATCAAGAAGTTTGAGATGAATCAGACCATCCCAACATCTGGAGCCTATGACTGGGAGTTCTTTACCATTGGACCATACCACTTCCTGGTGGTAGCCAACACCTTCAATGGAAAATCCACTGTCATTAGCTCCACTATCTACATCTGGATGGGGGAAAAGTTCCAGCCGTTCCAGTCAATCATG ACATATGGAGCAATTGATTGGGAGATGTTTCAGATCGATAACAGATTCTTTCTGGCTGTAGCAAACTCTCAGAAGCTCAGTGACTCCAGCACAGTTTTCTACAACATCAACTCAACCATTTATGAACTTAACACCACCTCACAGAGATTCATTAAGTTCCAGGATATCGCAACAAGCAG TGCTTTAGATTGGGAGTTCTTCACTGTGGGTGATGACAAGTTCCTGGTGGTGGCCAACTCATTTGATGGAGCTTCATACTCAGTAAACAGTGTTATATATCG GTGGCAGGGCTATGAAGGATTTGTGCCTGTACACAAACTGAACACACACGGATGCAGAGACTGGGAATTCTTCACTTCCTCTGATGGATCTTACCTCATTTCCTCCAGCGCCAGAGCTGCGTACTCTAAAGTGCTCAAGCTGAAAACCTACTTCCAGCGTTGA